In the genome of Populus nigra chromosome 9, ddPopNigr1.1, whole genome shotgun sequence, one region contains:
- the LOC133703255 gene encoding wings apart-like protein 2 → MFISLSSSEGSEDESRKDVIPLLCSIFLANQGAGDAAGEGNIVSWNDEAAVLQGEKEAEKMIVELIQHCYLDSYQLKARAYMIPLLSLFLCWRDLWYVLFSSFLAYGTSRHEISCNFEIHVLSASTFFVSSF, encoded by the exons ATGTTTATTTCGCTGTCTAGCTCAGAAGGGTCAGAAGATGAGAGTCGCAAGGATGTAATTCCACTACTGTGCTCCATCTTTCTAGCCAACCAAGGTGCAGGTGATGCAGCTGGTGAAGGAAACATCGTGTCTTGG AATGACGAGGCAGCTGTATTACAAGGAGAGAAGGAAGCAGAGAAGATGATTGTTGAGCTTATTCAGCACTGCTACTTGGATTCCTATCAACTGAAAG CAAGAGCATACATGATTCCATTGCTATCCTTGTTCCTGTGTTGGAGAGATTTGTGGTATGTtttgttctcttcttttttgGCCTACGGTACATCAAGGCATGAGATTAGTTGCAACTTTGAAATCCATGTCCTCTCTGCATCAACattctttgtttcttctttttga
- the LOC133703845 gene encoding flavonol 3-sulfotransferase-like, with protein sequence MESSLPSSQILDSGESTERKNEAKNYNEVMSNLPKVKGLRGDDYYLYQGFWYDAFFLEGLMSVQERFNPQSTDIFVASFPKTGTTWLKALTFAIFTRSRLSGSTTSSLLTKMPHDCVPFLKYNLAQNPSNRDLAIPLLSTHVPYSCLPKSIISSSCKIIYICRDAKDAFVSLWYFHAKLQRSKNVEHLPLEEAFELFCNGIANFGPYWNHVLGYWRASLEFPEKILFLTYEEMKKDTAAHVKKLAEFMGCSFTLEEEEVGEVQKIISMCSFEKLSNLEVNKNGKCLRDRSIPIPNSIYFRKGEIGDWENHLTPEMGARLDDIMVQKLKCSGLKLPR encoded by the coding sequence atgGAATCCTCTTTGCCTTCCTCCCAAATCTTGGATTCTGGTGAAAGTACAGAGAGGAAAAATGAAGCAAAAAATTACAATGAAGTGATGTCCAACCTTCCAAAAGTTAAAGGCTTGAGGGGGGATGATTATTACCTGTACCAAGGCTTTTGGTACGATGCCTTCTTCTTGGAAGGACTCATGTCTGTTCAAGAGCGCTTCAATCCTCAATCCACTGATATATTTGTCGCCAGTTTTCCAAAAACTGGCACAACTTGGCTTAAGGCCCTCACTTTTGCTATTTTTACACGATCCCGTTTAAGTGGTTCAACAACTAGTTCTTTACTTACCAAGATGCCACATGACTGTGTtccttttttgaaatataaccTTGCTCAAAACCCAAGTAATCGGGACTTGGCAATACCTCTGCTATCTACTCATGTTCCTTACAGCTGTTTACCGAAATCTATCATTTCTTCTAGTTGCAAGATTATTTACATTTGCAGGGACGCAAAGGatgcttttgtttctttgtgGTACTTTCATGCCAAGCTTCAAAGGTCGAAAAATGTTGAGCATCTTCCTCTGGAAGAGGCTTTTGAGCTGTTCTGCAATGGAATTGCAAATTTTGGACCATACTGGAACCATGTTTTAGGGTATTGGAGAGCAAGCTTGGAATTCCCAGAGAAGATACTGTTCTTGACATACGAGGAAATGAAGAAAGACACCGCTGCTCATGTTAAGAAATTAGCTGAGTTCATGGGTTGTTCTTTCACCTTAGAGGAAGAGGAGGTAGGGGAGGTGCAAAAGATAATAAGCATGTGTAGTTTTGAGAAGTTGAGCAACCTGGAGGTGAATAAAAATGGGAAGTGCCTTCGAGACAGATCAATTCCTATTCCAAATAGTATATACTTCAGGAAAGGTGAGATAGGCGACTGGGAAAATCACTTGACACCTGAAATGGGAGCACGTCTAGATGACATAATGGTGCAGAAGCTCAAGTGTTCAGGCTTGAAGCTGCCCAGGTGA
- the LOC133703896 gene encoding flavonol 3-sulfotransferase-like — protein sequence MESSLPSTQILDSGESAERKNEAKNYNEVMSTLPKVKGLRGSDYYLYQGFWYAPFFLERLMSVQQHFNPQSTDIFVASFPKTGTTWLKSLTFAIVTRFRLSGSTTSSLLTKMPHDCVPFLEYDLAQNPSNRDLAIPLVSTHVPYSCLPKSIISSRCKIIYICRDAKDAFVSLWCFLAKLQRSKNVEPLPLEEAFEFLCNGIANYGPYWDHVLGYWRGSLEFPEKILFLTYEEMKKDTAAHVKKLAEFMGCSFTLEEEEEGEVQKIISMCSFEKLSNLEVNKNGKHRPGTSIAIQNSLYFRKGEMGDWANHLTPEMGARLDDIMEQKLKGSGLKLPR from the coding sequence ATGGAATCCTCTTTGCCTTCCACCCAAATCTTGGATTCTGGTGAAAGTGCAGAGAGGAAAAATGAAGCAAAAAATTACAATGAAGTGATGTCCACCCTTCCAAAAGTTAAAGGCTTGAGGGGGTCTGATTATTACCTGTACCAAGGCTTTTGGTACGCTCCCTTCTTCTTGGAAAGACTCATGTCAGTTCAACAGCACTTCAATCCTCAATCCACTGATATATTTGTCGCCAGTTTTCCAAAAACTGGCACAACTTGGCTTAAGTCCCTCACTTTTGCTATTGTTACACGATTCCGTTTAAGTGGTTCAACAACTAGTTCTTTACTTACCAAGATGCCACATGACTGTGTTCCTTTTTTGGAATATGACCTTGCTCAAAACCCCAGTAATCGGGACTTGGCAATTCCTCTGGTATCTACTCATGTTCCTTACAGTTGTTTACCTAAATCTATCATTTCTTCTCGTTGCAAGATTATTTACATTTGCAGGGACGCAAAGGatgcttttgtttctttgtgGTGCTTTCTTGCCAAGCTGCAAAGGTCGAAAAATGTTGAGCCTCTTCCTCTGGAAGAGGCTTTTGAATTTTTGTGCAATGGAATTGCAAATTATGGACCATACTGGGACCATGTTTTAGGGTATTGGAGAGGAAGCTTGGAGTTCCCTGAGAAGATACTGTTCTTGACATACGAGGAAATGAAGAAAGACACCGCTGCTCATGTTAAGAAATTAGCTGAGTTCATGGGTTGTTCTTTCACcttagaggaagaggaggaaggGGAGGTGCAAAAGATAATAAGCATGTGTAGTTTTGAGAAGTTAAGCAACTTGGAGGTGAATAAAAATGGGAAGCACCGTCCAGGCACATCAATTGCTATTCAAAATAGTTTATACTTCAGGAAAGGTGAGATGGGCGACTGGGCAAATCACTTGACACCTGAAATGGGAGCGCGTCTAGATGACATAATGGAGCAGAAGCTCAAGGGTTCAGGCTTGAAGCTGCCCAGGTGA